One stretch of Rhizophagus irregularis chromosome 6, complete sequence DNA includes these proteins:
- a CDS encoding uncharacterized protein (SECRETED:cutsite_ASS-VN; SECRETED:prob_0.3259); SECRETED:SignalP(1-22) produces MKVKKFLATLTTILAHKHTASSVNIQDLIIWTTAPLTTFAYTDFIRHLDIHDLVWALHDGVEYLRSQRFLMDFQCSSKPFFSEITWSTSSITWAESLFQKMACDLCRLLVLYCSNLSHLSIDMVNTKWSEDKQRCTSLPSISFWITVNEIPNEILLIPTYTGSQNCLSQLVEFTWGATHWTSNFLDALSKITHHLRKLVIDMSNFGRDESRKDAKRLSTLIKVQNCLQEIKFIKCKFRILPSIMEGLRTQAKTLRIFYFQGIVKDWSIFSEVKHLTNLREIIFSHANFQCNEVNMIEQSYFPHLTKLSFNVCCFRDQTILPELIVQHSGKTLRTFTLTRYYYPEHNFIPQVITTVANYCQNLVHLEIYVDRREFQQLMLLFASCPLLEKVKLTGNPDVADELFLRIANQELSNLKELFIDAQWRFCAKSLEIFIVKSRAPLKSLVFRYSPDFSDAHLEVLFRYLKEHLHRLHIGTDKRFSKGFLEKAKETIVDFRYKLNGQVHEPVWL; encoded by the coding sequence atgaaagtaaaaaaattccttGCGACTCTGACTACCATTCTTGCACACAAACATACAGCAAGTTCAGTAAATATTCAAGACTTGATTATATGGACAACGGCACCTCTAACAACTTTTGCATATACTGATTTCATTCGACATCTTGACATACATGATTTAGTTTGGGCTTTACATGATGGCGTTGAATATCTTCGATCTCAACGATTTTTAATGGATTTTCAATGTAGTTCTAAGCCTTTCTTTTCAGAAATTACTTGGTCAACATCATCGATTACTTGGGCGGaatcattatttcaaaaaatggCTTGTGATCTATGCAGACTTTTAGTGTTATATTGTTCAAATCTAAGTCATTTATCGATAGATATGGTGAATACAAAATGGTCAGAGGATAAACAAAGATGTACTAGTTTGCCGAGTATTTCTTTCTGGATTACCGTAAATGAAATTcctaatgaaatattattaattcctaCTTATACCGGATCTCAGAATTGTTTATCACAACTTGTCGAATTTACGTGGGGGGCTACTCATTGGAcaagtaattttttagatgctttatcaaaaattacaCATCATCTTAGAAAACTTGTGATTGATATGTCAAATTTTGGAAGGGATGAAAGTAGAAAGGATGCAAAGAGATTATCAACATTGATAAAAGTACAAAATTGtttacaagaaattaaatttattaaatgtaaatttcgtATTTTACCATCAATCATGGAAGGACTTCGAACACAAGCGAAAACGTtgcgtattttttattttcaaggGATAGTAAAGGATTGGAGTATTTTTTCGGAAGTGAAacatttaacaaatttaagggaaataatattttctcaCGCTAATTTTCAATGTAACGAAGTAAACATGATAGAACAATCATATTTCCCtcatttaacaaaattatcttTCAATGTTTGTTGTTTCAGGGATCAAACCATTCTTCCGGAACTAATAGTACAACATTCAGGCAAGACACTTAGAACATTTACTTTAACAAGATATTATTATCCTGAACACAACTTCATACCTCAAGTTATAACGACTGTCGCAAATTATTGTCAGAATCTTGTTCATCTTGAGATATATGTGGATAGAAGAGAATTTCAACAGTTGATGCTTCTTTTTGCATCATGTCCTCTCCTTGAGAAAGTGAAATTGACTGGAAATCCAGATGTTGCggatgaattatttttaagaatagCTAATCAAGAATTATCGAATTTAAAAGAGTTGTTTATTGATGCTCAATGGCGGTTTTGTGCCAAATCATTAGAGATCTTTATTGTTAAATCAAGGGCACCTCTCAAAAGTCTTGTATTTCGATATTCACCGGATTTTTCTGATGCTCATTTAGAagttttatttagatatttaaaAGAACACTTGCATCGTTTACATATAGGAACTGATAAAAGATTCAGTAAGGGATTTCTTGAAAAAGCAAAAGAAACCATTGTTGATTTCAGATATAAACTCAATGGACAAGTACATGAACCAGTATGGCTATAA